In Sphingomonas psychrotolerans, the following proteins share a genomic window:
- a CDS encoding polymorphic toxin type 4 domain-containing protein, which produces MTRFAQAQRQDLATPAPVPAAVPRRDRDADDAGAYAAADRSEDALTEIAEILQRMLYGAGGTTFDDAYPGSGGPAPDQVAADGTDPGTAPAEPGSEQAPQPADATKTVPPANSDAARLADPNAPAPAAPKVEPVPIAKGDAVVPGSALPPVAPLAEPVKPPAPPIPAPPVADVGASPKAIVQRWQGGVAAAGGSLPKPKVAVPDDAKAAATTGTDAATKRNTAARDGLTDEAKANLPTEDPKVEDPPPPPPNNPIPEQTAKIIELSGLRLDPQDLPGLVRSEHVSIPGESATPGTEFTVGGELPRMTEKPVAADLFQILTTPGAAEIAKLDPGATGEDGKLTSEAQRMTDALTQLASTETKEEKAGKGEPVHFIDKGPKPMKPLPPGLAAPVGKVVARLLAEADETAAKVLDSLREQAFGGGVLKKEFPQIGATMAGELKPAVDTELRDIATAAGVSADALAGMVTERQAELEASAAKAAEEAKTTGDKAAETVAGEGQKTMDAVAGAADAAEEEMLRRQEAAGGAADPTVINARRDRSIGWIKEHVTTQTTNYQKAGENRERELNDAKRQQTDAYKALVQREQFQVLAPQPTRAPRDLTDKPREARLADATVTIRTWGDTQITALAEAIRLLVAAAGKQTSKNRKAIEGAGTTAIEAANVWAEDKVLAGQGWWTRFVARIKRWIGEAKSLNTEWKVRRTEENRDAVAQDLVFIGKIQEQLANGTTKDELLKSEQLSAAQKAVITQFFDVGGDKDPLNFAVVRLRATIASSHLPAARKAFEAELTAMPVSYGQFDLVEQLERVANGDGGGFSAATIAIECHAAMDQIGTDEDKIFGALRGLTGLRGAIVRKAYRAKFDSDLDADLEDELSGDEHERAKAELAGETNRADAVALHDAIAGIGTNEKAIMETLRNKTPAELEAIRAEYLAAYGETLDAALKGDLDEGNEIDQADALLSGDTDKADAIQLDDAMRGGFLGLGTSEEDIEKVYTRVREEVQTRARAEHWTSAQMEAEVRRRLGKISSNFEDRYKNVDQYKEGTGGTALERAFSTELEGPELDLANALQKNDMVAADAARIEVERQGFYASDEKLVKVMRSQYDRALDARRLDEGPARDMVIAREMEGWRAQRPQLSEDELSRKRIALERKMNAEIEAGAKVDAKASTEALTKVYEKKYRPSLAYELSFNMSGSDHDAAQALLKNGGWLSPIEEVEFATKGDGTDEDQLKKTFSTLTKAEIDAMRIVWNKKHPDEDFDEMLRGELSGRDEVDVMDMVEHGAPESAKEQLAQEDRRVNHELDELTGVLGGAAAGKEADWMRYQQKKLAELGPKLDRTDWPETEAGQREREALAGEVQMRVDRTREAVEDHRRRIDSVTDSVTMVVGVVIAVVAGVFSGGTLTALIITSLISTAASMVTKALIKGGAYGGEEIGVDLAIGAVDLLTLKLGDKLVKPIKALMNKIPFGKVASAVGKSGVAQKALRLPGAAKLGSLAGKAVPKLARGVERFAGDSLDSAAGALSTTAAGLALNDATWKGDPLANFLEGGGMSILQAVAMGHLLKPVIGGLRGHVDTMRTEARMRTDVGRQAEAHAVLSAAYERFRQENPFASTSEFLMHPEGRRVSAEIAERGLLPTIESVNKRIAADAELRAAAVKADADAATGTPLSPAEAKAKARAETLTAALPAKQREGTTIVADTKIEGRGVHVTPVTVDGRIVGVEVRVGPDATPLDVALHAGTVHAVQKYTGTMGRLRTVIENAGAMVSRSGLKVGSKGWEARLELAKLPGIMAAKFEGVGAHPLTPDVEARLLADLAGLDAQIERHRAVLDDPAQRREQGRGYIAAEDADAVLREAAKVETDIKRLGKRMNNQGDITERGVLDLETKLKAARKLIKQSRKQYLSDGERAALLDKVGKMLAEAEETFHLAPGTLADHLTIRPSPEVKELLARPVESSGAPTPSPPAKPPGPNPDGDALRDRLKAPDERGPRKLIEKIANASNDPKAAADAQKALNKMSSAPADATVVNITQAEIDRAYYAKLEGPPHGSKRYTVTVNGLEMTVYRSADPKDKSKPTPPVKFEAVIPRRDGPPVVYQFGNGELRVWLVKSDSTSAPDVLRQETLIGPRKDRAGFEDQQYSHREGKLFGSKTERAHAHGAGLGVESPFGIGPNPRDVNQILQNKGIEHYMRELRDLLAESKGIELLYETSVEFAPLSMRQSRIVYRIDMVIEGKRIPFAEFDIDIETGVVQAPRAKDKAGDTTGQTKPDGDPPAAGKKAAETADPKTGKKPDEIPEGPRKLATKGIETEGIAQRRQGHEFEALFDLIYNHLDRPEVIELGLPRQSGKSKLIERIDALNSPAEVTAAFAGDPGVSFHPPAKTDSFDATTWALGLQARLDGTLPTHFIIVDLDPALNLTKDQRKALTREVKKLPWEVQRRVIVIRRAQQKPPKVKKAKKP; this is translated from the coding sequence GTGACTCGTTTTGCCCAGGCGCAACGGCAGGATCTTGCCACTCCCGCGCCGGTCCCGGCCGCCGTTCCGCGCCGAGACCGCGACGCGGACGATGCCGGCGCCTACGCGGCTGCGGACCGCAGCGAAGACGCGCTGACCGAAATCGCCGAGATCCTCCAGCGAATGTTGTACGGCGCCGGAGGCACGACTTTCGACGACGCCTATCCGGGAAGTGGCGGACCGGCGCCCGATCAAGTCGCCGCAGACGGGACAGACCCGGGCACCGCTCCCGCCGAACCCGGCAGCGAACAAGCCCCCCAACCCGCCGATGCGACCAAAACCGTGCCGCCGGCCAATTCCGACGCCGCCCGCCTCGCCGACCCCAACGCGCCCGCGCCCGCCGCTCCGAAAGTCGAGCCGGTCCCGATCGCCAAGGGTGATGCAGTCGTGCCTGGCTCCGCCCTCCCGCCCGTCGCGCCGTTGGCGGAACCCGTCAAGCCGCCGGCGCCGCCCATCCCGGCGCCTCCGGTCGCCGACGTCGGCGCTTCGCCCAAGGCGATCGTCCAGCGCTGGCAGGGGGGCGTCGCGGCCGCGGGCGGGAGCCTGCCCAAGCCGAAAGTCGCGGTCCCCGACGACGCCAAGGCCGCTGCAACCACCGGCACCGACGCCGCGACGAAGCGCAACACCGCCGCCCGCGACGGCCTGACCGACGAAGCCAAGGCCAATCTGCCGACGGAAGATCCCAAGGTCGAGGATCCCCCGCCCCCACCGCCCAACAATCCGATTCCCGAGCAGACGGCCAAAATCATCGAATTGTCGGGGCTGCGGCTCGACCCGCAGGACCTTCCCGGCCTCGTGCGCTCCGAGCACGTCTCCATCCCCGGCGAGAGCGCAACGCCGGGCACCGAGTTCACCGTCGGCGGCGAGCTGCCGCGGATGACCGAGAAGCCCGTCGCCGCCGACCTGTTCCAGATCCTCACCACCCCCGGCGCGGCCGAGATCGCCAAGCTCGATCCGGGTGCAACCGGTGAGGACGGCAAACTCACGTCCGAGGCCCAGCGCATGACCGATGCGCTGACGCAATTGGCCAGCACCGAGACCAAGGAAGAGAAAGCGGGCAAAGGCGAGCCGGTTCACTTCATCGACAAGGGCCCAAAGCCGATGAAGCCGCTGCCGCCGGGACTGGCAGCGCCGGTTGGCAAGGTCGTCGCGCGGCTGCTCGCCGAGGCGGACGAGACCGCGGCCAAGGTCCTCGATTCGCTGCGCGAACAGGCATTCGGCGGCGGCGTGCTCAAAAAGGAATTTCCCCAGATCGGCGCGACGATGGCGGGTGAGCTCAAGCCCGCCGTCGACACCGAACTTCGCGACATCGCCACCGCCGCGGGCGTCTCCGCCGATGCGCTTGCCGGCATGGTGACCGAACGCCAGGCCGAACTCGAGGCCAGCGCCGCCAAGGCAGCAGAAGAGGCCAAGACCACCGGCGACAAGGCTGCGGAAACCGTCGCCGGCGAAGGCCAGAAGACGATGGACGCGGTCGCCGGCGCCGCGGACGCGGCCGAAGAGGAGATGCTGCGCCGCCAGGAGGCGGCGGGCGGCGCCGCGGATCCGACGGTGATCAACGCCCGGCGCGATCGCTCGATCGGCTGGATCAAGGAGCACGTCACCACCCAGACCACCAATTATCAAAAAGCCGGCGAGAATCGCGAACGCGAGCTCAACGACGCGAAGCGCCAGCAGACCGACGCTTACAAGGCGCTCGTCCAGCGCGAACAATTCCAGGTCCTCGCCCCGCAACCGACCCGGGCGCCCCGCGACCTTACCGACAAACCGCGCGAGGCCCGGCTTGCCGATGCCACCGTCACCATCCGCACCTGGGGCGACACCCAGATCACCGCCTTGGCCGAGGCCATCCGGCTGCTGGTCGCGGCGGCGGGCAAGCAGACCAGCAAGAATCGCAAGGCGATCGAGGGAGCCGGCACCACGGCGATCGAGGCGGCGAATGTCTGGGCCGAGGACAAGGTGCTCGCCGGGCAGGGCTGGTGGACGCGCTTCGTCGCGCGCATCAAGCGCTGGATCGGCGAGGCGAAAAGCCTCAACACCGAATGGAAGGTCCGCCGCACCGAGGAGAATCGCGATGCGGTCGCGCAGGATCTCGTCTTCATCGGCAAAATTCAGGAGCAGCTGGCCAACGGCACCACGAAGGATGAGCTGCTCAAGAGCGAGCAACTGAGCGCCGCCCAGAAAGCGGTCATCACCCAGTTCTTCGATGTCGGCGGTGACAAGGATCCGCTCAACTTCGCCGTCGTCCGGCTGCGCGCGACGATCGCATCCTCGCATCTGCCGGCGGCGCGAAAGGCGTTCGAGGCCGAGCTGACCGCGATGCCCGTCAGCTATGGCCAGTTCGATCTGGTCGAACAACTCGAGCGCGTCGCCAACGGCGACGGCGGCGGCTTCAGCGCCGCGACGATCGCGATCGAGTGCCACGCCGCGATGGACCAGATCGGTACCGACGAGGACAAGATCTTCGGAGCTTTGCGCGGATTGACCGGGCTGCGCGGCGCCATCGTCCGCAAAGCCTATCGCGCCAAGTTCGACAGCGATCTCGACGCCGATCTCGAGGACGAACTGAGCGGCGACGAGCACGAGCGCGCGAAGGCCGAACTGGCGGGCGAGACCAATCGTGCCGACGCGGTAGCCCTGCACGACGCGATCGCCGGCATCGGCACCAACGAAAAAGCCATCATGGAAACGCTGCGCAACAAGACGCCGGCGGAACTCGAGGCGATCCGTGCCGAATATCTGGCGGCCTATGGCGAGACGCTCGACGCCGCGCTCAAGGGCGACCTCGACGAAGGCAACGAGATCGACCAGGCCGACGCGCTGCTCAGCGGCGATACCGACAAGGCGGACGCGATCCAGCTCGACGATGCAATGCGCGGCGGCTTCCTCGGGCTCGGCACGTCCGAGGAAGATATCGAAAAGGTTTATACGCGCGTCCGCGAGGAAGTGCAGACGCGCGCCCGGGCGGAGCATTGGACCTCCGCGCAAATGGAGGCCGAGGTGCGCCGCCGCCTCGGCAAGATCTCGTCCAACTTCGAGGACCGTTACAAGAACGTCGATCAATATAAGGAGGGGACCGGCGGCACCGCGCTCGAGCGGGCCTTCTCGACCGAGCTCGAGGGACCCGAGCTCGATCTCGCCAACGCGCTGCAGAAGAACGACATGGTCGCCGCCGACGCCGCCCGGATCGAGGTCGAGCGCCAAGGCTTCTACGCTTCCGACGAGAAGCTCGTGAAGGTCATGCGCTCGCAATATGACCGTGCGCTCGACGCCCGACGGCTCGATGAAGGTCCCGCGCGCGATATGGTCATCGCCCGCGAAATGGAGGGATGGCGCGCGCAAAGGCCCCAGCTCTCCGAAGACGAACTTTCGCGCAAGCGGATCGCGCTCGAGCGCAAGATGAACGCCGAGATCGAGGCCGGCGCCAAGGTCGACGCCAAGGCTTCCACCGAAGCGCTGACCAAGGTCTACGAGAAGAAATACCGCCCCTCGCTTGCTTACGAGCTGTCGTTCAACATGTCGGGCAGCGATCACGACGCGGCGCAGGCGCTACTCAAGAATGGTGGCTGGCTGTCGCCAATCGAGGAAGTCGAGTTCGCCACCAAGGGCGACGGCACCGACGAAGACCAGCTCAAGAAGACCTTCTCGACTCTCACCAAGGCCGAGATCGATGCGATGCGCATCGTCTGGAACAAGAAGCACCCCGACGAAGATTTCGACGAGATGCTCCGCGGCGAACTTTCCGGCCGCGACGAAGTCGACGTCATGGATATGGTCGAGCACGGCGCGCCGGAATCGGCGAAGGAGCAGCTCGCGCAGGAAGATCGCCGGGTCAATCACGAGCTGGACGAGCTGACCGGCGTGCTGGGCGGCGCCGCGGCCGGCAAGGAAGCCGACTGGATGCGCTATCAGCAGAAGAAGCTCGCCGAGCTCGGCCCCAAGCTCGATCGGACCGACTGGCCCGAGACCGAGGCAGGGCAACGCGAGCGCGAGGCGCTTGCCGGTGAAGTGCAGATGCGCGTCGACCGCACGCGCGAGGCAGTGGAGGATCATCGCCGCCGCATCGACAGCGTCACCGACAGCGTCACCATGGTCGTCGGCGTCGTCATTGCGGTCGTCGCCGGCGTCTTCTCGGGCGGCACGCTCACTGCGCTGATCATCACGTCGCTGATCTCGACCGCGGCGTCGATGGTCACCAAGGCACTGATCAAGGGCGGCGCCTATGGCGGCGAGGAAATCGGCGTCGATCTCGCGATCGGCGCGGTCGATCTGCTGACGCTCAAACTCGGCGACAAATTGGTCAAACCGATCAAGGCGCTGATGAACAAGATCCCCTTCGGCAAGGTCGCCTCGGCGGTCGGCAAGTCGGGCGTCGCGCAAAAGGCGCTGCGCCTGCCCGGCGCGGCCAAGCTCGGGAGCCTTGCCGGCAAGGCAGTGCCGAAACTCGCACGCGGGGTCGAGCGCTTCGCCGGCGACAGCCTCGACAGCGCGGCGGGCGCGCTGTCGACCACCGCTGCCGGGCTCGCGCTCAACGATGCCACGTGGAAGGGCGATCCTCTCGCCAATTTCCTCGAGGGCGGCGGTATGTCGATCCTCCAGGCAGTCGCGATGGGCCATCTGCTCAAGCCCGTGATCGGCGGCCTGCGCGGCCATGTCGACACCATGCGCACCGAAGCGCGGATGCGCACCGACGTGGGCCGGCAGGCGGAGGCGCATGCCGTGCTGAGCGCCGCCTATGAGCGCTTCCGGCAGGAAAACCCCTTCGCCAGCACCAGCGAATTCCTGATGCATCCCGAAGGCCGCCGGGTCAGCGCCGAGATCGCCGAGCGCGGGCTGCTGCCGACGATCGAGAGCGTCAACAAGCGCATCGCGGCCGACGCCGAACTGCGCGCCGCCGCAGTCAAGGCCGATGCCGATGCGGCGACGGGCACTCCGCTCAGCCCGGCCGAAGCCAAGGCCAAGGCGCGCGCCGAGACGCTCACTGCGGCGCTGCCGGCCAAGCAGCGCGAGGGCACGACGATCGTCGCGGACACGAAGATCGAAGGCCGCGGTGTCCATGTCACGCCGGTGACGGTGGACGGACGCATCGTCGGCGTCGAAGTTCGCGTCGGGCCCGACGCCACGCCGCTCGACGTCGCCTTGCATGCCGGCACGGTCCATGCGGTGCAGAAATATACCGGCACGATGGGCCGGCTGCGGACAGTGATCGAGAATGCGGGGGCGATGGTCTCGCGCTCGGGACTGAAGGTCGGCTCGAAGGGCTGGGAGGCGCGGCTCGAGCTCGCCAAGCTACCGGGAATCATGGCGGCGAAGTTCGAAGGCGTCGGCGCGCATCCGCTCACCCCCGACGTCGAGGCGCGCCTGCTCGCCGACCTCGCCGGGCTGGACGCGCAGATCGAGCGCCACCGTGCCGTCCTCGACGACCCGGCGCAGCGCCGCGAGCAGGGCCGCGGCTACATCGCCGCCGAGGATGCCGACGCGGTTCTCCGCGAGGCCGCCAAGGTCGAGACCGACATCAAGCGCCTCGGCAAGCGGATGAACAACCAGGGCGACATCACCGAGCGCGGCGTGCTGGACCTCGAAACCAAGTTGAAGGCCGCGAGGAAGCTGATCAAGCAGTCGCGCAAACAGTACCTATCGGACGGCGAGCGCGCGGCGCTGCTGGACAAGGTCGGCAAGATGCTCGCGGAAGCGGAGGAGACTTTCCACCTCGCGCCGGGAACGCTCGCCGACCACCTCACCATCCGGCCATCCCCCGAGGTCAAGGAACTGCTCGCCAGGCCGGTTGAGTCCAGCGGCGCGCCCACGCCGTCTCCGCCGGCCAAGCCGCCCGGTCCGAATCCGGACGGCGACGCGCTTCGCGACCGCCTGAAGGCACCCGACGAGCGCGGCCCGCGCAAGCTGATCGAGAAAATCGCCAACGCCAGTAACGATCCGAAAGCAGCCGCCGACGCGCAAAAGGCGCTCAACAAGATGTCCAGTGCGCCCGCGGATGCCACGGTCGTCAACATCACCCAGGCCGAGATCGACCGAGCCTATTACGCCAAGCTCGAGGGCCCACCGCATGGCAGCAAGCGCTATACGGTCACGGTCAACGGGCTCGAGATGACCGTCTATCGGTCCGCCGACCCCAAGGACAAATCCAAGCCCACCCCTCCGGTCAAGTTCGAGGCGGTCATTCCGCGGCGCGATGGGCCGCCCGTCGTCTACCAGTTCGGCAATGGCGAATTGCGGGTCTGGCTTGTGAAATCCGACAGCACGTCCGCCCCTGACGTGCTGCGCCAGGAAACCCTCATCGGCCCGCGGAAGGATCGCGCGGGTTTCGAGGACCAGCAATATTCACACCGCGAGGGGAAGCTCTTCGGGTCGAAGACCGAACGCGCCCATGCGCATGGCGCGGGGCTCGGTGTGGAAAGCCCGTTCGGCATCGGCCCCAATCCGCGCGATGTGAACCAGATCCTGCAGAATAAGGGGATCGAGCATTACATGCGCGAGTTGCGCGATCTGCTGGCGGAATCGAAAGGCATTGAGTTGCTTTACGAGACAAGTGTCGAGTTCGCGCCGTTATCGATGCGGCAGAGCCGCATCGTCTATCGCATCGACATGGTCATCGAAGGCAAGCGCATACCCTTCGCCGAGTTCGACATCGACATCGAGACCGGCGTGGTTCAGGCCCCGAGGGCCAAGGACAAGGCCGGGGATACGACCGGGCAGACCAAACCGGACGGCGATCCGCCGGCAGCGGGAAAGAAAGCGGCCGAAACCGCCGATCCGAAGACCGGCAAAAAGCCGGACGAGATTCCCGAGGGGCCCAGGAAATTAGCCACCAAAGGCATCGAGACCGAAGGCATCGCGCAACGGCGCCAGGGACATGAGTTCGAAGCGCTGTTCGACTTGATCTACAACCATCTCGATCGGCCGGAGGTGATCGAGCTGGGACTGCCGCGCCAATCGGGCAAATCCAAACTGATCGAGCGAATCGATGCGCTAAATTCCCCCGCCGAGGTCACGGCGGCATTCGCCGGCGATCCCGGCGTTTCTTTCCATCCGCCCGCCAAGACGGACAGCTTCGATGCCACGACCTGGGCACTTGGCCTGCAGGCGAGGCTCGACGGCACCCTGCCCACGCACTTCATTATCGTCGACCTCGATCCCGCCCTCAATTTGACCAAGGACCAGCGCAAGGCCTTGACCAGGGAAGTGAAGAAGCTGCCTTGGGAAGTCCAGCGGCGCGTGATCGTCATCCGCCGGGCCCAGCAGAAGCCCCCCAAGGTCAAGAAGGCGAAGAAGCCGTGA